In the Symmachiella macrocystis genome, CAAGATAGCCAAACTGCCGTTTGAGCAATTGCATACGCTCTTCGAAGTTCCCGGAAGGCGCGTATTGTCCGGTCTGTTCCCACTGGACAAGTTGCCGAAAGATCCAAGGATTGGCCAGCGCGCCGCGCCCGACCGAAATGGCATCGCAACCGGTCTCATCGAACATTGTCGCCGCATCGGCGATGTTGCGAATGTCGCCATTGCCGACCACTGGAATGGATTGCACGGCTTCGACCACTCGCCGAATGCCCTCGCGACTAACTTTGCCGCTGAAACCTTGTTCCCGGGTGCGGCCATGGATCGCAATTGCGACCACGCCGACTTGTTCGAAAGCTCGGGCAAACTCCGGAGCGGTGATGCTTTGGTCATCCCAGCCCAGCCGCATCTTGACCGACACGGGAAGCGCCACGGATTTAACGACAGCTTCGACCAGTTGCACAGTTTCATCGGCCTGCCGCATCATGGCCGAACCGGCGCCCCCTTTGGTGATCCGATGCACGGGGCACCCCATATTGATGTCAATCGAATCGACACCACGGGCTTCGAGAAACTGCGCCGCTTCTGTCATGGCGGGAATCTCGCTGCC is a window encoding:
- the dusB gene encoding tRNA dihydrouridine synthase DusB produces the protein MPQTFTHPQPSTRPPLKYGDLELPSRFLLSPLAGYTNLPFRRIVREIGGLGLGTTDLVNARGLLAGNAKTRDLIATCEEDSPFAVQIFGSEIPAMTEAAQFLEARGVDSIDINMGCPVHRITKGGAGSAMMRQADETVQLVEAVVKSVALPVSVKMRLGWDDQSITAPEFARAFEQVGVVAIAIHGRTREQGFSGKVSREGIRRVVEAVQSIPVVGNGDIRNIADAATMFDETGCDAISVGRGALANPWIFRQLVQWEQTGQYAPSGNFEERMQLLKRQFGYLVEQRGLERAISSFRKMGHWYLKSMNVRAALRNDFQQARTGESLQAALDRIAEAGPAVGTKTGELPEYHIPVPSGPIANW